The Acidiferrobacter thiooxydans sequence CGCATCACCGCGGCCGAAGTGGGACGCGTCCTACGTTATGCCTATAATGGGCGCTACATGCCTGAGTATGTCTCGTCGTTGCCGATAGCGGGGATCGACGGGACCTTGCGGTACCGGTTCCTGGGGTCGCCGGTCGTCGGGCATCTGCATGGCAAGACCGGCACGATCGACGGCGTGGATACCTTGGCAGGCTACCTGCAGCGCGGGCGGCGGCGTTATATCGTCGTGGTATTGGAGAATTACCCTGCGGCGGATACGGAATCGGGGTTCCGGGCCGAGGACGGGGTCATCAAATGGCTATACGCCCGTAAGTAAGGGGGGGTTGTGACGAAATTTGTGAGCGCGGTGATAGGGGATGAGTCGGGGGACGGAAGTCTGCCGGTGCTCGAGGGGACGCTCGGCCCGCAGGCCGTCGACATCCAATCGCTCTATGCCCGCCATGGGCTCTTGGCTTATGACCCGGGATATCGGTCGACGGCATCTTGCAAGAGCGCCATCACCTTCGTGGATGGCGATGCCGGTATCCTCGCGTATCGTGGCTATCCCATCGAGCAGCTGGCCGAGAAGAGCCGCTTCCTGGAGGTGGCCTACCTTCTCATGTTCGGGGAACTGCCCTCGGCGGCCGAGGAGGCCACATTCCGCGAGGCTGTGTGCCAGCATAACCTATTGCACGAACAGGTGATCAGTTTCTACCGCGGCTTTCGCCGCGATGCCCATCCGATGGCGGTCATGGTGGCCGTGGTCGGCGCGTTGTCAGCGTTTTATCACGATGACATGGATATTCGCGACCCCGAACAGCGTCTCAATGCGGCCATCCGGCTCGTCGCCAAGATGCCCATGATCGCCGCAGCGAGCTACACCTACAGCATCGGCCGGCCACTGCGCTATCCGCGTAACGAGTACGATTATGCGGGGAACTTCATGCAGATGCTGTTTGGCATGCCCAACAAGGACTTCGTCCTGGATCCTGTGCAGGCGCGCGCCATGGACCGGATCCTCATATTGCACGCCGATCATGAACAGAACGCCTCGACCTCCACGGTGCGCATGGCGGCCTCGTCCGGCGCCAATCCCTTCGCGTGTATTGCGGCGGGCATCGCGAGCCTATGGGGTCCGGCGCATGGCGGCGCCAACGAAGAGGTCGTGAAGATGCTGATCGACATCGGCTCTCCGGAGAACATCCCGAAAGCGATCGCGCGCGCCAAGGACAAGGGTGATTCCTTCCGGCTCATGGGCTTCGGACACCGGCTATACAAGAATTTCGATCCCCGGGCGCGCGTGATCCAGGAGAGCGCCCGTGAGGTATTGGCGCATCTGGGGCTTGAGAACGACCCGCTGATGGCGGTCGCCCTGGAGCTCGAACAGATCGCCTTGCGCGATGAGTACTTCATCGAACGCAAGCTCTATCCGAATGTGGATTTCTACTCGGGAATCCTACTTCGCGCCATGGGCATCCCGACGAAGATGTTCACGGCCGTGTTCGCCGTGGCGCGGACCGTCGGATGGGTGAGCCAGTGGCTCGAGCTCCATAACGACCCCACGCACGGCATCGATCGTCCCCGTCAGCTGTATGTGGGACCCCGCCTACGGGACTACCCGCATCGGTGAAGGGGCAGGCACTCGACTGGCCGCTGGGACACGGCACGCAGATGACAGCCGCGGGACGGTGCCACTAGCGCGAGCCCGCCGGGGTAGGCGGCCCGCCCGCCGCCTCTGGGGCTGGGCGCCCGCGTCAGGATCCGCGCCTGGAGGGGGCCCGCAGAGGAGGGTGGACGGGCGCACCGCGCCGTCCGTCCTCCGGGGCCTCAGCGGTTTTCAGGGGCGCAGGCCAATTGTTCCGCTAGGAACCGCGCTCCGGCCTTGACGCGGCGCTCATAGGCGTCGCGGGCGATGGCGATATCCTCCAGGAAATAGGGGAGTTCGCGCAGCAGCAAGGCCTGCGGTCCATCCACCAGGGCCTTCTTCGGTTCGGGGTGAAAATCGACCAACACCATGTTGGCGCCGGCGATGATCCCCTGGGCGGTGACCTGCTGGACATCGAGCAGCCCGTCGGGCCCGCGATCCCGCGATCCGACCGAGTGAGAGGGATCTATGCACACCGGCATGCGCGTGAGGCGCTTGACCACCGGGACGTGCGCGAAGTCGACGAAGTTGCGATGCGGGTCACCCATATTGGTCTTCATGCCGCGCAGCCCGAAGATCACATTGCGGTTTCCTTCGCTTGCAATGTACTCGGCGGCGTTCAAGGACTCTTCTAGGGTGATGCCAAACCCGCGCTTTAGCAGCACCGGGAACTCGCTCTGACGGCCGACGATCTTCAGGAGCTCGAAATTCTGCGTATTACGCGTGCCGATCTGGAGCATTACCCCGGTCGGCGAGCCGGTCTGCTCGAGGGCGTGGCGGATCTCGTCTAGGTGCGAGTCGTGGGTGATCTCCATGGCGATCACCCGGATGCCGTACTTGCCGGCGAGATCGAAGACCCAGGGCAGGCACGATGCCCCATGCCCCTGGAAGGAGTAGGGGTTGGTGCGCGGCTTGTAGGCCCCCATGCGCGTGCATACCTGGCCGTTGTCGGCCAGGGCCTTCATCATCTGCTCGACATGGGTGGGGTTGTCGACCGCGCACAATCCCGCAAAGACATTCAACGTGTCCTGGCCGAAGCGCACGCCCTTGTACTCGAAACCCGTCGGACGCTTGTCATCGTGATGACGCCCCAATATCCGGTACTCCTCTTCGATACTGACCACGCGCTCGACGCCTGGGAGGGTCTCGATCTCGTGGAGGTCGAAGGCACTGGTATCGCCGATCAGATAGACCTCGGTCAGGGTCACGAGGGCCCCGACCTCTTCATGCACGCGCAGGCTGATACCGGGCTTTTGTGCGAGGAACGACATAAGCTCCCGGAACTCGGGGCTGTCTTTGGTGATGTGGGATTTCAACACGACGATCATGAATAGTCCTTAAGGCGGCGTCACGGGCCGGTCGCCATTCTAACAAGTCTGCCGCCGTGAGCCTATCTTGCTGCCCCGGCACGAGCCCGAAATCCGGAGAGATGTTGACGAGACAACTAAGGATTGTCTTGCGGCCGCGGTTGACGTAGCATGAATTTTGCGTTCCTTGGAACGTGGCGTCCGGCGCCACGCCCAGGCCATGGTCAGGGCGGGGCCGGCGCGAACACTGGATCACCCCGCAAGACGGGAAGGCAATCGAAGAAGAGGTTTCTATGCAGACCGGTACCGTGAAGTGGTTTAATGAAGCGAAGGGTTTTGGCTTTATTACGCCGAGCGATGGCAGCGCCGATGTATTCGTCCATTTCTCGACCATAGAGGGAGAGGGATTCCGGACGCTTGCCGAGGGCCAAAAGGTCGAGTTCGAATCGACCCGTGGACCCAAAGGGATGCAGGCGGCGCGCGTGGTACCGCGTTAAGATACGGACAGCGCGTGAATCGCACGGGGCCGGTCGTAGAAGGTCCCGTGCGTGGCCATGATGTGAGGTGCCGACAGGCCGCGCGCCTGGCGGTCGGCGCGCGTGGCGGCGTTGGCACGGCCCCGACGGGATATGGTGTCGGGCGGCAGGGTGAGAACACGGCGGACCGGGCGGCGCGGCCCTGCACGCGTGCGCCGTTACGCGCATCGAGCCCGCGAAACGGCGCTCGAATTTGAGCCGGCGGGGTTATGCGGGCCTCGTCTGGGTGGTCCTTTGTGTGCACCCCACCCCCGGGATCTTATGTCGCTGATCCACCTCATCCACGTCTATGGCTACATCGCAATCCTGGTCGGCTGTTTTCTGGAGGGCGAGACGGTGCTCGTGCTCGGGGGCGTGGCGGCCGCGCAGGGCTACCTCGTGCTCCCGGGGGTCATGGCCGCGGCCTTCGTCGGCAGTCTGAGCGGCGATCAACTGTTTTTTCATCTGGGGCGACGATATGGGCCGGATGTTATGGCCCGCAAGCCGCGGCTGAGAAGGGCCAACGCCCGCCTTCAGGGCTGGATGGGACGCTACGAGACCTGGCTCGTGCTCGGTTTCCGTTTTCTCTACGGCCTGCGCAGCGCCGCGCCGTTCGTATTCGGGGCGAGCCCCATCCGGCGCGCGCGTTTTGCCCTTTTGAATGCCGTGGGGGCTGCGGTATGGGCGGTGGTCGTGGGGTATGGAGGTTACGTGGCTGGACACGCCTTGGCCGCCATGCTCAGCCACTTCGCGCATTATGAATGGCTCTTGCTGCTCGTAGTCGCGGCGGTTGCCGCCGGCATCTGGCTGCTCACGCGCTATCGTTCCTGACACGGGCTGCACGATCCTGGATGGCTTGGGCATCAGGGCCCGCTATACGAGCAGGGACCCCCGCGGTTCACGGGGTGCGGGGATACCCAGGATGGAGGCGGCCCGCGCGATCTTACCGGGAAGGGGGTGTCGGCTATTGTCCTGGAGGCCGGACAGCGGGTTCATGCCCGGTATGTGGCGCACCGCTAAGCCGTGGGTGTGAGAGAGAAGAGCCGACGCGCCCGTGGCCCGGGACATCCCCGTGCCGGACGGCATTCGTCCCCAACGCGCGGTGGCCGCGGATGCGATATTGACGATCGCCCTGTCTTACTTGGGTCCGGTGATCGCCTCGATTTCTTCATAGATCCTCCGCAAGGAAACCCGCGACTTGAGTCGCGGGAGGAATTGCGGGTGCGCGAAGCGCACCATGTGGTGTACACTGTGACGCATGGTCGATGTTGCCACGAACCGTAATTGTGTCTACCAAACGGCATACCATGTGATCTGGTGTCCGATGTATCGGGGCGACGTGCTGAGTGGAACGGTGGCCGAGGAAACGGGAGCGATGTTGGATGCGATTTGCGCAGAACGGGGCTGGCCGGTGATCTCCAAGGCAATCCAGCCGGATCACATCCACCTGTTTGTCGGCATACCGCCCGCCATGGCCGTCGCCGATGCCGTCAAGGTGCTCAAGGGTGTCACGGCGCGCCGTTTGTTCCAGAGGTTCCCGGCGCTGAAGAAGCGGTTGGGGGGCGGACACCTGTGGTCTCCGTCGTATTACGTCGGCACGGCGGGCCATGTCAGCGCCGAGACCATCCGCCGCTACATCGAA is a genomic window containing:
- the tnpA gene encoding IS200/IS605 family transposase, with the protein product MVDVATNRNCVYQTAYHVIWCPMYRGDVLSGTVAEETGAMLDAICAERGWPVISKAIQPDHIHLFVGIPPAMAVADAVKVLKGVTARRLFQRFPALKKRLGGGHLWSPSYYVGTAGHVSAETIRRYIERSEHVTKRR
- a CDS encoding cold-shock protein, with amino-acid sequence MQTGTVKWFNEAKGFGFITPSDGSADVFVHFSTIEGEGFRTLAEGQKVEFESTRGPKGMQAARVVPR
- a CDS encoding DedA family protein encodes the protein MSLIHLIHVYGYIAILVGCFLEGETVLVLGGVAAAQGYLVLPGVMAAAFVGSLSGDQLFFHLGRRYGPDVMARKPRLRRANARLQGWMGRYETWLVLGFRFLYGLRSAAPFVFGASPIRRARFALLNAVGAAVWAVVVGYGGYVAGHALAAMLSHFAHYEWLLLLVVAAVAAGIWLLTRYRS
- a CDS encoding citrate synthase; protein product: MTKFVSAVIGDESGDGSLPVLEGTLGPQAVDIQSLYARHGLLAYDPGYRSTASCKSAITFVDGDAGILAYRGYPIEQLAEKSRFLEVAYLLMFGELPSAAEEATFREAVCQHNLLHEQVISFYRGFRRDAHPMAVMVAVVGALSAFYHDDMDIRDPEQRLNAAIRLVAKMPMIAAASYTYSIGRPLRYPRNEYDYAGNFMQMLFGMPNKDFVLDPVQARAMDRILILHADHEQNASTSTVRMAASSGANPFACIAAGIASLWGPAHGGANEEVVKMLIDIGSPENIPKAIARAKDKGDSFRLMGFGHRLYKNFDPRARVIQESAREVLAHLGLENDPLMAVALELEQIALRDEYFIERKLYPNVDFYSGILLRAMGIPTKMFTAVFAVARTVGWVSQWLELHNDPTHGIDRPRQLYVGPRLRDYPHR